In one Pseudomonas sp. MM211 genomic region, the following are encoded:
- a CDS encoding DUF1302 domain-containing protein, whose product MNIQQRHSAVPASLRSASALGIAMALCSANALAFQFDTGVEGLSTSWDNTVKYSNAWRLNERADNITASSPNPNRDDGDRNFSTGLISNRFDVLSQFDVKYRDVGARISGSAWYDTVYNESNDNNSPGTANPVSVDYNEFTDKTRDLHGRDVELLDAFVYGARDIGSTRLSLRLGQFNQTYGESLFFGANGIAAAQGHVDIVKLQSVPGSQFKEILLPTEQFSFNWQLTDTISVGAYYQFEWNKTRLPSSGSYFSTGDFIGEGAERLFFAGGPLLRADDIDARDSGQFGGQVRFALDDWEFGLYAARYHEKTPIWYFRPGFLGGDDSFINVYPEDVKVFGASFSTTVGEANVAGELSMRVDTPLAPTGGVVVTGDMTGDNNSNPLYPVGDSLHAQVSMINVYGGSALWDGASLAGEVAFNRRLKIKQNAQNLDPNTTRDAYSLRFTFEPQYFQVMPGVDVQVPITVGYTPYGRSSVTPQAFAPEHGGDFTVALKADYQKQWYASLSYTNFFGDGGPVIDGNNNYTFEQSFKDRDFVAFSIQRTF is encoded by the coding sequence ATGAACATCCAGCAACGCCACTCAGCCGTACCGGCATCCCTGCGCAGCGCCAGCGCCCTTGGTATCGCCATGGCCCTGTGCTCGGCCAATGCCCTGGCTTTCCAGTTCGATACTGGTGTCGAAGGCCTTTCCACCAGTTGGGACAACACCGTCAAGTACAGCAACGCCTGGCGCCTCAATGAGCGGGCGGACAACATCACCGCATCCTCACCCAACCCGAACAGAGACGACGGTGATCGCAACTTCAGCACCGGGCTGATCTCCAACCGCTTCGACGTGCTTTCTCAGTTCGACGTCAAATACCGCGATGTCGGCGCACGGATCAGCGGCTCAGCCTGGTACGACACGGTCTACAACGAGAGCAACGACAACAACTCGCCCGGCACCGCCAACCCGGTGAGCGTCGACTACAACGAGTTCACCGACAAAACCCGCGACCTGCATGGCCGCGACGTGGAACTTCTCGATGCCTTCGTCTACGGCGCGCGCGATATCGGCTCGACTCGCCTTTCTCTGCGCCTCGGCCAGTTCAACCAGACTTACGGCGAGAGCCTGTTCTTCGGCGCCAACGGCATCGCTGCCGCACAAGGGCACGTCGATATCGTCAAGCTACAGTCGGTGCCCGGCTCGCAGTTCAAGGAAATCCTCCTGCCCACCGAGCAGTTCTCCTTCAACTGGCAGCTGACCGACACGATCAGCGTTGGCGCCTACTACCAGTTCGAATGGAACAAGACCCGTCTGCCAAGCTCGGGTAGCTATTTCAGCACTGGCGACTTCATTGGCGAGGGTGCAGAGCGGCTGTTCTTTGCCGGCGGGCCGCTACTGCGCGCTGACGACATCGATGCACGGGATTCCGGCCAATTCGGCGGACAGGTGCGCTTTGCCCTGGATGACTGGGAATTCGGCCTGTACGCGGCGCGCTACCACGAAAAGACCCCTATCTGGTACTTCCGCCCAGGCTTCCTTGGCGGCGACGACAGCTTCATCAACGTCTACCCCGAAGACGTCAAGGTATTCGGCGCCAGCTTCAGCACCACCGTGGGTGAAGCCAACGTAGCCGGCGAACTCTCGATGCGCGTCGACACGCCACTGGCACCGACCGGCGGCGTGGTGGTGACCGGCGACATGACCGGCGACAACAACAGTAACCCGCTCTACCCGGTTGGCGACTCCCTGCATGCACAGGTCTCGATGATCAACGTGTACGGCGGCTCGGCCCTCTGGGACGGCGCCTCGCTGGCGGGTGAGGTGGCCTTCAACCGCCGCCTGAAAATCAAGCAGAACGCCCAGAACCTCGACCCCAACACCACACGCGATGCCTATTCGCTGCGTTTCACCTTCGAGCCGCAGTACTTCCAGGTGATGCCAGGCGTAGACGTGCAGGTGCCGATCACGGTCGGTTACACCCCTTACGGCCGCTCTTCGGTAACCCCGCAGGCATTCGCGCCAGAGCACGGTGGCGATTTCACCGTGGCGCTCAAGGCCGACTACCAGAAGCAGTGGTACGCCTCGCTCAGCTACACCAACTTCTTCGGTGATGGCGGCCCGGTCATCGACGGCAACAACAACTACACCTTCGAGCAATCGTTCAAGGACAGAGACTTCGTCGCCTTCTCTATCCAGCGCACTTTCTGA
- a CDS encoding response regulator, with amino-acid sequence MKPDLRLLIVDDNVATRYALRRRLEQHGYRVLEAGTGSDGLELIRNESPDALILDVNLPDMSGFDIVRILRAEPGTALLPVIHVSAASIQTGDIITGLEAGADAYLVHPVDPDVLLATLRTLLRVRDTEHALRESEARFREIFANVSAPIAVLDSSFKIHECNHAFAQLTQDNHDTQALSECFTADQSELLDELRLRLKAGERWKGSLNMQVKGETRETEWQVSPYRTPELSLVFVEDVTEHRRRERLHLAQLDDATSRLAREVAERARTEAQLLQVQKMEALGNLTGGIAHDFNNMLTGIITSLELIQKRVAEQRLDRVQLYTEAALSSAMSAAALTHRLLAFARKQPLDNRAVDVNERVRSLEELLVRTIGEQITLTLELTGKPAIALVDPSQLENAVLNLVINARDALPHGGNIWVSTYTAHSSGDPNLADGIYIALSVRDDGSGIDHALIDKVFDPFFTTKPVGQGTGLGLSTIYGFARQSGGNASIRSATRRGTEVTIMLPASSEPVVIENDAEQIEQRGAGEHVLIVEDVATVRAFVCEVLEEAGYRCTQAEDVETALAHLQSDAVIDLLLTDVGLPRMNGRELAEAARKLRPALSILFMTGYAENAINRQVFLDSGMELLTKPFKMSELLDKVRRSLPDS; translated from the coding sequence ATGAAGCCTGATCTGCGCTTGCTGATCGTCGATGACAATGTTGCTACCCGCTATGCCTTGCGCAGGCGCCTTGAGCAGCATGGTTATCGGGTGCTGGAGGCCGGCACCGGCAGCGACGGGCTGGAGCTGATCCGCAACGAGTCGCCGGACGCGCTGATTCTCGACGTCAACCTGCCGGACATGAGTGGCTTCGATATCGTCCGCATTCTGCGCGCCGAACCAGGTACGGCGCTGCTGCCGGTGATCCACGTGTCGGCGGCGTCGATCCAGACAGGCGACATCATCACCGGCCTCGAGGCCGGTGCCGATGCCTATCTGGTGCACCCTGTAGACCCTGACGTACTGCTGGCGACCCTGCGCACGCTGTTGCGGGTACGTGATACCGAACACGCGTTGCGGGAAAGCGAAGCGCGTTTTCGAGAGATTTTCGCCAACGTCTCGGCGCCGATTGCCGTGCTCGATTCGAGCTTCAAGATCCACGAGTGCAACCATGCCTTTGCTCAACTGACCCAGGATAACCACGATACCCAGGCGTTGAGCGAGTGCTTTACCGCTGACCAGAGTGAGCTGCTCGATGAGTTGCGCCTGCGCTTGAAAGCCGGTGAGCGCTGGAAAGGCTCGTTGAACATGCAAGTAAAGGGCGAAACCCGGGAAACCGAGTGGCAGGTGTCACCGTACCGCACCCCGGAACTGAGTTTGGTGTTCGTCGAAGACGTCACCGAGCACCGTCGCCGCGAGCGCCTGCACCTGGCGCAACTGGACGACGCCACCAGCAGGCTGGCCCGCGAAGTTGCCGAACGCGCCCGCACCGAAGCACAGTTGCTGCAGGTGCAGAAGATGGAAGCGCTGGGCAACCTCACCGGTGGTATCGCCCACGACTTCAACAACATGCTCACCGGCATCATCACCAGCCTGGAGCTGATTCAGAAAAGGGTTGCTGAACAACGTCTCGACCGTGTGCAGCTGTATACCGAGGCTGCGCTGAGCTCGGCGATGAGTGCGGCTGCGCTGACTCATCGGTTGCTCGCGTTCGCCCGCAAGCAGCCCCTCGACAACCGCGCCGTCGACGTAAACGAACGTGTGCGCTCGCTGGAAGAGCTGCTGGTGCGCACCATCGGCGAACAGATCACCTTGACCCTGGAACTGACCGGCAAACCGGCCATCGCCCTGGTCGACCCCAGCCAGCTGGAAAACGCCGTGCTCAACCTGGTGATCAACGCCCGGGATGCGCTGCCTCATGGCGGCAATATTTGGGTCAGCACTTACACCGCCCACTCCAGCGGCGATCCAAACCTGGCTGACGGCATCTACATCGCGCTATCGGTACGCGACGATGGCAGTGGTATCGACCACGCGCTAATCGACAAGGTCTTCGATCCCTTCTTCACCACCAAACCGGTGGGGCAGGGCACTGGCCTTGGGCTGTCGACCATCTACGGTTTCGCTCGCCAGTCCGGCGGCAACGCAAGCATTCGCAGCGCGACCCGGCGTGGTACGGAAGTCACCATCATGCTGCCTGCCAGTAGCGAGCCGGTCGTCATCGAGAACGATGCTGAACAGATTGAGCAGCGCGGCGCTGGCGAGCATGTACTGATCGTCGAAGACGTGGCCACGGTGCGGGCCTTCGTCTGCGAAGTGCTGGAGGAGGCCGGTTACCGCTGCACTCAAGCCGAAGACGTGGAGACTGCGTTGGCCCATTTGCAGAGCGATGCGGTCATCGACCTGCTGCTGACCGACGTCGGGCTGCCGCGCATGAACGGTCGCGAACTGGCCGAAGCGGCGCGCAAGCTGCGCCCTGCATTATCGATTCTGTTCATGACCGGCTATGCCGAGAACGCCATCAATCGCCAGGTGTTCCTCGACAGCGGCATGGAGCTGCTGACGAAGCCGTTCAAGATGAGCGAGCTGCTCGACAAGGTGCGTCGCTCGCTTCCCGACAGTTGA
- a CDS encoding GlcG/HbpS family heme-binding protein, which yields MHSRPSLDAQEITALLDAALVEAGRNEWLVSIAVVDDGGHLLAFRRLPGATPSSAQIAIDKARSAALTRRPTRFFADLLSTGQPGAAFLHNVMPMPGGLPLLHEGQCLGGIAASGVRADFDEQIATAGIAALALTEQRHN from the coding sequence ATGCATAGCCGACCGAGCCTCGATGCTCAGGAAATCACCGCTCTGCTCGATGCCGCCCTTGTCGAAGCCGGGCGCAACGAGTGGTTGGTGTCGATAGCCGTGGTCGATGACGGCGGCCACCTGCTGGCTTTTCGCCGGTTGCCGGGCGCAACGCCCTCATCGGCACAGATCGCCATCGACAAAGCGCGCAGCGCCGCCCTCACCCGACGCCCCACCCGTTTCTTCGCCGACCTGCTCAGCACCGGGCAACCTGGCGCCGCCTTTCTGCACAACGTGATGCCAATGCCCGGCGGCCTGCCCCTACTGCACGAGGGCCAGTGCCTGGGTGGCATCGCTGCTAGCGGCGTTAGAGCCGATTTCGACGAACAGATTGCGACCGCCGGCATTGCCGCGCTCGCGCTTACCGAGCAACGCCACAACTGA
- a CDS encoding DUF1329 domain-containing protein produces MKRQALLLTALAASLIAGQTLAAVSPQEAEALKSTLTPLGAERAGNADGSIPAWTGGLTGEVAGAKFGDVPADPFPGEKPLVRITATNAAQYADKLSEGTQALLQKYPNSFHVDVYPTHRSAAAAQWVYDNTQANATRCQLTENGLSVQGCYGGIPFPIPKDGNELIWNFLLRVEAESIEMGYRNTIGNADGSRTLASRGVENWQYPYYYKDGSAEKWPGQYVLLRFLTNEPPFKAGESLVTHDSINAANPRDAWQYLVGQRRVRKAPTVGYDTPDFVASGANYFDEVHGFIGHPDRYQWKLIGKKEMYIPYNLNNFHSLKPDEVNTKDVLNPEKMRWELHRVWEVEATVAPGKRHAVPKRRFYIDEDSWTIALADGYDAQGKLWRVNQALPFVVPSIPAVVVKPVVIYNLQAGTYSVVQGLNGERYSVVPRKPENFFTGNAVASDSVR; encoded by the coding sequence ATGAAACGACAAGCTCTGCTACTGACTGCCCTGGCCGCCAGCCTGATCGCTGGCCAGACGCTCGCTGCGGTCTCCCCCCAGGAAGCCGAGGCACTGAAGAGTACCCTCACACCGCTGGGCGCCGAACGCGCCGGCAATGCCGATGGCAGCATCCCCGCTTGGACGGGCGGGCTGACCGGCGAAGTCGCCGGTGCCAAGTTCGGCGATGTGCCGGCTGATCCGTTCCCAGGCGAAAAACCACTGGTACGCATCACGGCCACCAACGCCGCCCAGTACGCCGACAAGCTCAGTGAAGGTACCCAGGCGCTGCTGCAGAAGTACCCAAACAGCTTTCATGTCGATGTCTACCCAACCCACCGCAGCGCCGCGGCAGCGCAATGGGTTTATGACAACACGCAAGCCAACGCCACACGCTGCCAGCTGACCGAGAACGGGCTGTCGGTACAGGGCTGCTACGGCGGTATCCCGTTCCCGATTCCAAAGGACGGCAACGAGCTGATCTGGAACTTCCTGCTGCGGGTCGAGGCCGAGTCCATCGAAATGGGTTACCGCAACACCATCGGCAACGCCGACGGCTCGCGCACCCTGGCCAGCCGCGGCGTGGAGAACTGGCAGTATCCGTACTACTACAAAGATGGCAGCGCCGAGAAATGGCCAGGCCAGTACGTACTGCTGCGCTTCCTCACCAACGAACCGCCGTTCAAGGCCGGTGAGTCACTGGTTACCCACGACAGCATCAACGCCGCCAACCCGCGTGATGCCTGGCAATACCTGGTCGGCCAGCGCCGGGTTCGCAAGGCCCCTACCGTGGGTTACGACACGCCGGACTTCGTCGCCTCGGGGGCCAACTATTTCGACGAAGTGCATGGATTCATCGGCCACCCGGATCGCTACCAGTGGAAGCTGATCGGCAAGAAGGAAATGTACATCCCCTACAACCTCAACAACTTCCATTCGCTCAAGCCGGACGAGGTCAACACCAAGGACGTGCTCAACCCCGAGAAGATGCGCTGGGAGCTGCACCGTGTCTGGGAAGTGGAAGCCACGGTCGCCCCAGGCAAACGCCATGCGGTACCGAAACGCCGCTTCTACATCGACGAGGACAGCTGGACCATCGCCCTGGCTGATGGCTACGACGCCCAGGGCAAGTTGTGGCGAGTCAATCAGGCGCTGCCGTTCGTGGTGCCGAGCATCCCGGCGGTAGTGGTCAAGCCGGTGGTCATCTACAACCTGCAGGCCGGCACCTACAGCGTGGTGCAGGGGCTCAACGGCGAGCGTTACTCGGTAGTACCACGCAAGCCGGAGAACTTCTTCACCGGCAACGCAGTAGCGTCGGACTCCGTGCGCTGA
- a CDS encoding GntR family transcriptional regulator encodes MQNQQGGSLIEVALQQMKKSIICCELAPGEKLKVAELSQNYGLSSSPIREALNRLAQEGIVEASENKGFRVARLSVEDFQQITQLRRLLECEALAEAIRHGDDAWEADVLGAFHRLNVIEKRLGSIAVALDDDWSVRHKAFHFALFSACPSTMLLRLIDSLFDQAERYRRFSALHRKVERHKGDEHQQLIDAVLSRDIDVSVSLLGNHIGGTLTHVTDVLRQQHSTLQ; translated from the coding sequence ATGCAAAATCAACAAGGCGGTTCCCTCATCGAGGTCGCCCTGCAGCAGATGAAGAAATCCATCATCTGCTGCGAACTGGCACCGGGTGAGAAACTAAAAGTCGCCGAGCTTTCCCAGAACTACGGCCTCAGCAGTTCGCCGATTCGCGAAGCGCTCAATCGCCTCGCCCAGGAAGGCATCGTCGAAGCCAGCGAGAACAAGGGGTTTCGCGTTGCGCGATTGTCGGTCGAAGACTTCCAGCAGATCACCCAGCTGCGCCGGTTGCTGGAGTGCGAAGCGCTGGCCGAAGCCATTCGTCATGGCGATGACGCCTGGGAGGCCGACGTGCTCGGCGCTTTCCACCGTCTCAACGTGATCGAAAAGCGCCTGGGCAGCATTGCTGTGGCCCTCGATGACGACTGGTCCGTGCGCCACAAGGCGTTCCACTTCGCGCTGTTTTCCGCCTGCCCGTCGACCATGTTGCTGCGTCTGATCGACTCGCTGTTCGACCAGGCAGAGCGCTATCGTCGCTTCTCCGCGCTGCACCGCAAGGTCGAGCGACACAAGGGCGACGAGCACCAGCAGTTGATCGACGCGGTATTGTCGCGGGACATCGACGTATCGGTCAGCCTGCTCGGCAATCACATCGGCGGTACCCTGACTCACGTCACCGACGTATTGCGCCAGCAGCACTCGACGCTGCAGTGA
- a CDS encoding methyl-accepting chemotaxis protein, translated as MKSMSLALRQLSIGTLLAVGFSLLCGLSVLLAAAIAFNLQAVFQGEAQLERIASVHTGILDSRIAEKSYRLEASEASEASEASGDQVRTRIQAIAQYLDGNEQAQRPLLEAGEHYLEQFERLTQARERLGETRQAMSREADEVRVSFESVEQDLTESLMQQDSDMVAALVLAESATALMRKLLALRTAEWAYSQDEVENDYDQWILLLSDLRSSTQALAGGAQAQQREALDVALGSLERYRTAFEAYHASAAASRETEREMERIAEQMLGVSSAMRAQVSERQQQLKGGAYSWLVVMGLLVLILGAATAWFIRRQIIHSLRDTAALVEQFAAGRLGVHISERSDELGLVQRAMGRMGESLHGVVSRIEQGALGLSAASRELAQVTEEMAQGAEQQAQETERVFSAMQAMGITLGQVVSLTGEASSAAGSARKGSEASRGDVEATVKQISQLDELVREAGQGMRALDARSTSIGGVLGVIQGLVEQTNLLALNAAIEAARAGDMGRGFSVVADEVRSLANRTQGSAAEIATMIDSLQRDSKNVLSHVERAGEESVRAREHSSRASLVLSGVSTDVSTIHQMNLQIASATEAQNRMASEVGQSMVQVREAALQGQARSHRLRGACQELEQLAGQLRQALGYFKLN; from the coding sequence ATGAAATCCATGTCTCTGGCGCTTCGGCAGCTTTCCATCGGCACCTTGTTAGCTGTGGGCTTCAGCCTGCTGTGTGGCCTCAGCGTGCTGCTCGCGGCGGCCATCGCCTTCAACCTGCAGGCGGTTTTCCAGGGGGAGGCGCAACTGGAGCGCATCGCCAGCGTGCACACGGGGATTCTCGACAGCCGCATCGCCGAGAAGAGCTATCGCCTGGAGGCCAGCGAGGCCAGCGAGGCCAGCGAGGCCAGTGGCGATCAGGTGCGCACGCGGATACAGGCAATCGCCCAGTACCTGGATGGCAACGAGCAGGCGCAGCGCCCACTGCTCGAGGCTGGCGAGCACTACCTCGAGCAGTTCGAGCGTCTGACCCAGGCCCGTGAACGCCTGGGCGAAACCCGCCAGGCGATGAGCCGTGAGGCCGACGAGGTGCGCGTTTCCTTCGAAAGCGTGGAGCAGGATCTGACCGAGTCGCTGATGCAGCAGGACAGCGACATGGTCGCCGCCCTGGTGCTGGCAGAAAGTGCCACGGCGCTGATGCGCAAGTTGCTGGCGTTGCGCACTGCCGAGTGGGCGTACAGCCAGGACGAAGTGGAAAACGACTATGACCAGTGGATATTGCTGCTCAGTGATTTGCGTTCCTCCACCCAGGCGCTGGCCGGCGGTGCCCAGGCACAGCAGCGCGAGGCACTGGATGTGGCACTCGGTTCTCTGGAGCGCTACCGCACGGCCTTCGAGGCCTACCACGCGAGTGCCGCCGCAAGCCGCGAAACGGAGCGTGAGATGGAGCGCATCGCCGAGCAGATGCTGGGCGTTTCCAGTGCGATGCGCGCGCAGGTCTCCGAGCGCCAGCAGCAGCTCAAGGGCGGCGCTTATTCGTGGCTGGTGGTGATGGGGCTGTTGGTGTTGATCCTCGGCGCCGCAACGGCCTGGTTCATTCGCCGCCAGATCATCCACTCGCTGCGCGACACGGCTGCGCTGGTCGAGCAGTTTGCCGCTGGCCGGCTGGGCGTGCACATCAGCGAGCGCAGTGACGAACTGGGTCTGGTGCAGCGTGCCATGGGACGGATGGGCGAGAGCCTGCACGGCGTGGTCAGTCGTATCGAACAAGGTGCTCTTGGCCTCAGCGCGGCGTCCCGCGAGCTAGCCCAAGTGACCGAGGAAATGGCCCAGGGCGCTGAACAGCAGGCTCAGGAAACCGAACGGGTGTTCAGCGCCATGCAGGCCATGGGCATCACCCTGGGGCAGGTGGTGAGCCTCACCGGGGAAGCGTCCAGCGCCGCCGGCTCAGCGCGTAAGGGCAGCGAAGCCAGTCGGGGTGATGTGGAGGCGACGGTGAAGCAGATAAGTCAGCTCGATGAACTGGTGCGCGAGGCCGGGCAGGGTATGCGTGCGCTGGATGCCCGCAGCACGAGCATCGGCGGGGTGCTGGGAGTGATTCAGGGGCTGGTGGAGCAGACCAATCTGCTGGCGCTGAACGCTGCCATCGAAGCGGCGCGGGCGGGTGATATGGGCCGTGGTTTCTCGGTGGTCGCCGACGAGGTACGCAGCCTAGCCAATCGTACCCAAGGCTCGGCCGCGGAGATCGCCACGATGATCGATTCGCTGCAGCGCGACAGCAAGAACGTGCTCAGCCATGTGGAGCGGGCGGGTGAGGAGTCGGTACGTGCCCGCGAGCATTCTTCTCGGGCCAGCCTGGTGCTCAGTGGTGTGAGCACCGACGTGTCGACCATTCATCAGATGAACCTGCAGATCGCCAGTGCCACCGAAGCGCAGAATCGCATGGCCAGCGAGGTCGGCCAGAGCATGGTGCAGGTGCGTGAAGCCGCATTGCAGGGCCAGGCACGTAGCCACAGGTTGCGCGGTGCCTGTCAGGAGCTGGAACAATTGGCCGGGCAATTGCGCCAGGCGCTGGGATACTTCAAGCTGAACTAG
- a CDS encoding WD40/YVTN/BNR-like repeat-containing protein, producing MQRILLGGLTLALCLSVASANANDQAVPTEPLQQPALHSQLAQRSLMLDVTHAGDALVAVGERGFILRSEDGGQSWQQMEAPVSVTLTRVTFPTAEQGWAVGHAGVVLHSSDGGRSWRLQLDGRQAAQLIQAAAQKRLAAEPGAASERRVADARNLIADGPDKPFLAVHFFDDQRGIVLGAYGLAFATSDGGATWQPIDEHLDNPGALHLYDIQASGDKLFIAGEQGLLLRSDDGGASFQALQSPASGTLFGLVTSGQGDLLAFGLRGKSYLSKDAGESWKAIANAQPITLTAGTRLSDGSVLLVDESGRLLASQNPQDGFVTTTLDEPTYLTGLVEVAGGGLVLSGARGASRLNLDALNRSDPREQ from the coding sequence ATGCAACGAATCCTACTTGGCGGGCTCACCCTGGCCTTGTGCCTGAGTGTGGCCAGCGCCAACGCGAATGATCAGGCAGTGCCGACCGAACCGCTGCAGCAACCGGCGTTGCACAGCCAGTTGGCCCAGCGTTCGCTGATGCTCGACGTGACCCATGCCGGCGATGCGCTGGTAGCGGTTGGCGAGCGCGGCTTCATTCTTCGTTCCGAAGATGGCGGGCAATCCTGGCAACAGATGGAAGCACCAGTCAGCGTCACGCTGACCCGCGTCACCTTCCCCACTGCCGAACAGGGCTGGGCAGTGGGCCACGCTGGCGTGGTGCTGCACAGCAGTGATGGCGGACGCAGCTGGCGCCTGCAACTGGATGGTCGGCAGGCCGCGCAATTGATCCAGGCGGCGGCGCAGAAGCGCCTTGCAGCCGAGCCTGGCGCGGCCAGCGAACGCCGCGTGGCAGATGCCCGCAACCTGATCGCGGACGGCCCGGACAAACCCTTCCTGGCCGTGCATTTCTTCGACGACCAGCGCGGCATCGTGCTGGGCGCTTACGGCCTGGCATTCGCCACCAGCGATGGCGGCGCGACCTGGCAGCCTATCGACGAGCACCTGGACAACCCCGGAGCGCTGCACCTTTATGACATCCAGGCCAGCGGCGACAAACTGTTCATTGCCGGCGAGCAAGGCCTGCTGCTGCGCTCCGACGATGGTGGCGCCAGCTTCCAGGCCCTGCAGTCACCAGCCAGTGGCACCCTGTTCGGCCTGGTTACCAGCGGCCAGGGCGACCTGCTCGCCTTCGGCCTGCGCGGCAAGAGCTATCTCTCCAAAGACGCCGGCGAAAGCTGGAAAGCCATCGCCAATGCGCAACCCATCACCCTGACCGCCGGTACGCGACTGAGCGACGGCAGTGTGCTGCTGGTCGATGAATCCGGGCGCCTGCTGGCCAGCCAGAACCCACAAGACGGCTTCGTCACCACCACGCTCGACGAGCCGACCTACCTCACCGGCCTGGTCGAAGTGGCCGGTGGCGGGCTGGTGCTGAGCGGCGCCCGCGGCGCGTCGCGCCTCAACCTCGATGCCCTGAACCGGAGCGACCCTCGTGAACAGTAA
- a CDS encoding sensor histidine kinase, producing MVEPTDLTHAEQAALIARLQGESAALREELDETNQGVLALYAELDNQADELRQASDLKSRFLSYMSHEFRTPLGSILSITSLLTDELDGPLSAEQHRQVAFVSTAARELSDMVDDLLDLAKIEAGRISISPAWFDMFDLFSALRGMFRPIVDASAVDLIFEEPVGLPRLFTDDKKLAQILRNFIANSLKFTTRGEVRVSARLEGTDRVRFAVSDTGIGIAPELHGTLFEDFSQVDSPLQKRLRGTGLGLSLCKRFAALLGGEVGVQSEPGVGSVFFVIIPLAIAQEAPDEA from the coding sequence ATGGTTGAGCCCACTGACCTTACCCACGCCGAGCAGGCCGCTCTGATTGCCCGCTTGCAAGGCGAAAGCGCTGCGCTGCGCGAAGAGCTCGATGAAACCAACCAGGGTGTGCTCGCTCTGTATGCCGAACTCGACAACCAGGCCGACGAGTTGCGCCAGGCATCGGACTTGAAGAGCCGCTTTCTGTCTTACATGAGCCACGAATTCCGTACGCCGCTGGGCTCGATCCTGAGCATCACCAGCTTGCTCACCGACGAGCTGGACGGTCCGTTGAGCGCTGAGCAGCACCGCCAGGTGGCATTCGTCAGCACGGCGGCGCGCGAGCTCAGCGACATGGTCGACGACCTGCTCGACCTGGCCAAGATCGAGGCCGGGCGCATCAGCATTTCGCCAGCCTGGTTCGATATGTTCGACCTGTTCTCGGCGCTACGCGGCATGTTCCGGCCAATCGTCGATGCCAGCGCCGTGGATCTGATTTTCGAGGAGCCGGTGGGCTTGCCGCGGCTGTTCACCGACGACAAGAAGCTGGCGCAGATTCTGCGTAACTTCATCGCCAATTCACTGAAGTTCACCACCCGCGGCGAAGTGCGGGTATCCGCTCGCCTGGAGGGCACCGACCGGGTGCGCTTCGCGGTCAGCGACACCGGTATCGGCATCGCGCCCGAGCTGCACGGCACCTTGTTTGAAGACTTCTCTCAGGTCGACTCACCGCTGCAGAAACGCCTGCGCGGCACCGGCCTGGGGCTTTCCCTGTGCAAACGCTTTGCGGCATTGCTCGGTGGTGAGGTCGGTGTGCAAAGCGAGCCGGGCGTCGGGTCGGTGTTCTTCGTGATCATCCCGTTGGCGATTGCCCAGGAAGCCCCCGATGAAGCCTGA